ATTTATCACTAGAGCTGCAACATTCACTGTTAGTTGAAACTGGATGAATTTTTGGATGTTGTTGTAAACACATCTTCCCCACCTTAAAACAGTGGCAACAGAACTGAAGTTGTCATCTAAGATCACAATGTCTGAACTCTCCTTGGCAACTTCAGTTCCTTGGATCCCCATAGAAAGTCCAATGTCAGCTTCTTTCAAAGCAGGTGCGTCATTTGTGCCATCTCCCGTGACTGCAACAACGTGACCTTTCTTTTTCAAGCACTGCACCATCAAATGTTTGTCCAAAGGGGATGATCTTGCCATCACGCGGATCTTCTCTACTCTCTCCATTCTCTCTTCTTCAGAATAATTCCTGAATTCCACACCCTCCACCACTTCTCCCGCGCTCACATGCCCATCAAAGTCTAGTATTCCGCATTCTGTTGCTATTGCTCTTGCAGTGAATATGTTATCACCTGTGATCATCTTGATACTAACTCCTGCATGTTTACAGGTTTCCACAGCCTTCTTGACGTCGGGTCGGCATGGATCCTTGAGGCCAACAATACCTAGCAAGGTCAAGCCATCTTTTCTAAGGATTTGGTGTGCGTTCTCCTTATCGTTATAATCAATATCTTCTGAAATCTGCATGTGAGCAAAAGCAATACATCTAAGGCTGCTAGCAGCCATGCCTTCAATTATGTTTTCAAGTTTACTCCGTTCTTCATCAAGGGACTTCTCTATGCCGTTATTGTCAATATAATTTGAACACATTGCAAGTATAATCTCTGCAGCACCTTTCCAGTGAACGTGAACTGTGTTGTTAGTCTCCTTCCTTATTGCNACGCCACTTCGTTTCTTTTCAGAGTTAAACNTTTCAACATGGAGAACTTCGTGTGTGCGNTTCAGTTCATCCATGTCCATGCCTAAATCTGACACGGCCCACAAGAGTATAGCTTTCTCTGTTGGGCTGCCAGAAATTTCGGGTTCAGATATTGATGAAGATTTATAGATACTTCCAGTTGTGTTGAGGCCAACTCCTTGTTGGAATAATTCAAGAACTTTAGGGGCCATTGCATTGGAAAATTTTTCCGCGACATTTTGCTGGCCAAGCCAAAACTTGGTGACTCTCATTTGATTCAAGGTTAAGGTACCAGTTTTATCCGTGCAAATAACTGTAGCCGATCCCATTGTTTCGCAAGCAGAAAGTTTCCTCACCATTGCATGGTCTGCCATCATTCTTTTCATGGAGTAAGCAAGAGTGAGAGTGACGGCCAATGGCAGACCCTCTGGGATTGCCACCACCACAATCGTCACTGCAGCAGCGACAATCCTCACAACCGCATTGAAAATGTCGTTTACATCAGTTTTACTCCCCTGGAACTCTGTGTTCCCATTTTTATCTTGTGTGTTTCCAGTGAAATAACGAATTAACAAGACTACAAGAACAAGAAAAGCGACTGTGAGGCCTACCTTTCCAATAGAAGAGGTTAACTTGTCAAGGCGAGCCTGTAATGGTGTCCTTTCGTTGGTGTCACGCGATATCGAGCTCATCATTTCACCCCATGCTGTGTTGGTTCCCACAGATGTCACTAGCATCTGAGCATATCCATCGACCACTTTTGCACCAGACAACAAGAAGGGGCTTCTTGAAGACTCAATTTCTACATGATCGCTCTCTCCTGTCATACTGGATTCATCCACTAGCAAAGAATGGCCACTCAAGAACAATCCATCTGCTGGAATCTGATCACCAATCTTAAGGGATGCAATATCTCCCACTACAACATCAAAGATGGATATCTGCTGTGGCCTTCCATTTCTCACTACTTCTACTTTGATGTCGTTGCTTATCTTTGACAATTTGTCAAACTGTCTCTCTTGTCTGATGTTACTGAGTGCGGTAACAACCACCACCAGAAACACTGCTACAAATATACTCCCTCCTTCATACCAGCCTTCCCCCGGACCATGTTCTTTTATGCCAAAACCAAGGGAAAGACCGGCGCAAACAAGAAGAATCAGAATAGTAGTGTCATTGAAAGCTTCCACTACAAAGCTCAGGAAAAACTTAGGCGGTGGCCTCTGGTAAGTGTTGGAACCGAATACTTGAATACGTTTGGCAACATCTTCATGGCTGCCAGTGATTCCCTTTTCTGGAATGGTTCCAAGAATGTTTGCAACACCTTCAACTCCTCCAAACTCTGTAAAGGATGACAAGTTTTTGTCCTTGACCATACTGGTAATCCTGACCTTGTCAACATCAGGAAGCAAAGGATGATGATTGGTCCCATGTTGCGGAATCAGGGACTCAATGATATCCAGAGTACTGCTGCAATTTGAAGATTGGGTTTGGAAGAGGTTAGAGTAATGACTGGTTTTGGTATTTCTCTTAGATATGACTTCTTTGGCCAAGGCAAGCATGACTCGCCTAGAATAAATTGCTGTGTAAGCAAAACGCCATCTCTTTTTGGCTATGTTGATGGTGTAATTAACAGTGGAGGTTATGTCAATGAGGAATGAGGTGCCATCATATTTAAGACTTTGGGTACTCATGGTGGATTTTGAGAGAACAGCAGAAGTTCAATAATTACTTAATCCAAAAAGATACTAGGAAAGAACTTCATTCTGAAAACTCAATGCTGGCTATCTCCTATATATAAGACATTATGCTAATATTACGTGCAAGAGGGTAGATAGAGGCAATTTCCGAGTAGCTTCCTACATAGAGGCAAAGTTGCAAAACAAACAACTGTCTTTTTTTTATAGTCCAATTTAGTCAAACTTTTAAAGGACACGCTCCGTAAATACAACATGCTTGCCGCATAAGTGAAAGTGATTTCTGAGAATACAGTAATTACTTTGCTAAGAAATACCAATTCATATTTAAAGACCACTCTTATGGTtttgtataaaagaaaacagtacaataaaaaaatttatgttattttaaaaatcatatgaCTCTTGCTTATTATTAGTTAAGGGTGTGAAACTGTTGCATATGCATTAAACTCAATGGAactaaaaatttacatttttagttAAGGGTGTAAAAGACTTTtgttatgataattttatacattttctgGAAGCCGACATAGAGACGAGTAGTAGTGGGTAACCATAATCTCTATGGCTATTCAATTCAGATCCCAGAATAGTGGGAACACTTACTACAGTTGTTGTATAAAtcatttaaacatattaaatatataaccaGATAGTAACATCATGTAGTcattgattattaatttatattattataatacactAATGAAATGGTTGTTTTATAGTTGTCTTATTTTTCAAGAAAACCTGttaaaaaaaactcttaaataGTTGAAGGATCCAGAAATACTGTAGTTTGATAAAAAAGGATGAAgtagaagagaaatagaaatatGCAGTATTATTTGAGTGGAGGTAGAAGAAGCTCCGCGTGGAAGTTAATGGCCTAATTAAAGCTACCAACCAAGttgaagaaagtaaaagaaattgaattaaagAAGTACCGTGCAACAAGTGGTTGTTGACTAGGTCTGAGAGAATGTGATGTACGATGATAGAATTGTCTTTTTTCGTTTTATGTTTCTAAAAAACTCCGGGTAAAACCATGCCGTCCTGGCCGG
The sequence above is drawn from the Vigna radiata var. radiata cultivar VC1973A chromosome 3, Vradiata_ver6, whole genome shotgun sequence genome and encodes:
- the LOC106757754 gene encoding calcium-transporting ATPase 12, plasma membrane-type; the protein is MSTQSLKYDGTSFLIDITSTVNYTINIAKKRWRFAYTAIYSRRVMLALAKEVISKRNTKTSHYSNLFQTQSSNCSSTLDIIESLIPQHGTNHHPLLPDVDKVRITSMVKDKNLSSFTEFGGVEGVANILGTIPEKGITGSHEDVAKRIQVFGSNTYQRPPPKFFLSFVVEAFNDTTILILLVCAGLSLGFGIKEHGPGEGWYEGGSIFVAVFLVVVVTALSNIRQERQFDKLSKISNDIKVEVVRNGRPQQISIFDVVVGDIASLKIGDQIPADGLFLSGHSLLVDESSMTGESDHVEIESSRSPFLLSGAKVVDGYAQMLVTSVGTNTAWGEMMSSISRDTNERTPLQARLDKLTSSIGKVGLTVAFLVLVVLLIRYFTGNTQDKNGNTEFQGSKTDVNDIFNAVVRIVAAAVTIVVVAIPEGLPLAVTLTLAYSMKRMMADHAMVRKLSACETMGSATVICTDKTGTLTLNQMRVTKFWLGQQNVAEKFSNAMAPKVLELFQQGVGLNTTGSIYKSSSISEPEISGSPTEKAILLWAVSDLGMDMDELXRTHEVLHVEXFNSEKKRSGVAIRKETNNTVHVHWKGAAEIILAMCSNYIDNNGIEKSLDEERSKLENIIEGMAASSLRCIAFAHMQISEDIDYNDKENAHQILRKDGLTLLGIVGLKDPCRPDVKKAVETCKHAGVSIKMITGDNIFTARAIATECGILDFDGHVSAGEVVEGVEFRNYSEEERMERVEKIRVMARSSPLDKHLMVQCLKKKGHVVAVTGDGTNDAPALKEADIGLSMGIQGTEVAKESSDIVILDDNFSSVATVLRWGRCVYNNIQKFIQFQLTVNVAALVINFIAAVSSGDVPLTTVQLLWVNLIMDTLGALALATERPTKELMEKKPVGRTEPLITSIMWRNLLAQALYQISVLLVLQFNGKSIFNVREEVKDTLIFNTFVLCQVFNEFNSRSMEKLNVFRGLHRNHLFLGIVGITIVLQVVMVELLRKFADTERLTWEQWGICIGIAAVSWPIAWITKLIPVSDKPFFSHVKWVNLSVLKIKHYL